In Rutidosis leptorrhynchoides isolate AG116_Rl617_1_P2 chromosome 6, CSIRO_AGI_Rlap_v1, whole genome shotgun sequence, the DNA window GTGAGAAAATATAGGGTCAACTTATACGATAAAGATCAAAAACATTAAGACACAGTAGATATAAGTGTGTGTAGACATACCCTTGTTTTAAACAAGACATAAGCAATACCCTTTCCCATGCTCGTACCAGGATCTCTGACCACTCGAATTGCCTCGATGCAGTCTTTCAGATTGTTAAAGCCACTAAACAATAAATAAAGCTCTTCGTCCTAAAAATCAGAACCAAGTTCAGTCTAATAACAAACAAACTAATCACAAACATATATTAAAAACTATGCATAAAATATTTACCTTCACATCAAATGGAAGGTTACCAATAAACACGGTCCTTTTGCTGTCATAAAGTGAAGCGTTCTCTCCTTTCAACTTTTTACGAGGTGGGCAAGCTCTGTCGACATGAATATGATTCCCACCCACCTACACAAATAATATCACACAGATGATAAAATTACTAAAGGGGGCTGAATGCCCGTATAAACGGTCAAACTGATTACAAAAGTTTAAATGAAAATAACCAAACTAAGGAGCCATTCAAGGTTTCCATAGCTCATTAAGTTAACCTGCTCTTCATGACTACCAAATGTATATGCTAATAACAAAAATTCCATCTTAACTGTCAGATAACAACATTAAACTATCATTAAAAATACTTACAACCGCCATATTATGCGACAGAGAAGCTTGAGCAGAATCTTCTGTCTTAAATACAATGTATGCATTCACCCTGCATTCACCAATGAATTCACATTTGATACAAAACCATATCATATACTAAATACTTTTCtccactaaaatatatatatatatatatatatatatatatatatatatatatatatatatatatatatatatatatatatatgtgtgtgtgtaattTAACTACACGGGCAGCGAATCAACAAGAAAAAACTTAATCAATATATTAACAAAACCTGTCAACAGCATCATTGATTTGTTTCTTAAGTATAGCACCTTTCCTTGGAGTCTTGTCCTGTAACAAACAAAAATAGTAACATAAATTACACATTtacacatacatacacatacacataacAATTAATTCAAAATCAATAAGAACATTGAGCAAAACCCCACACATCTAATAAAGGAATAGACCGGAGCCTAATCGAATCGATATCACCAAATCGACTAAACTCTTTCAACAATGCTTTCTTCTTCACTTTCAATGGCAGATTACCAACAAACACAGTTCTTAACAGCTTTTCTTCATCATCAAAACCTTCTTTTGGAACAAGCAAATCTTCTTCACTTTTATCCAACACCTTCCTCTTCTCCCCAACTTTCACTTTACCACCCTCAACTTCTTTAAGTTCCAAATCCACCCCTCCATACTTTCTTTCTTCATATTCTGCTTCAACTTCATCCctctttcttttcttctttttcttcttttccaCATCAAAGTTTGAAACTTTATCGCTTTCTTGAACACCCACGTTTGATTTCTTGACCTCTAATTCAATGTCAGAATCATCAGAATCAATATTTTTGGGATTTCTTTTTCGTTTGATCAGCAACTTATTTGAAGAACTGGGTTTATTTGTGTCATCTTTTTGTGGACTATCAATGTCTAGATGAAGAATTTGTTGAAGTCTTTGTGATTCGTTGGTGGGTTTACTTCGAAAGGGATTTGAATCAGAAAAGATCGAATCTTGTGATGATGGGTTATTGGGTTCTTGAATATGAAGATCGAAAAGGGATTTGAATATATTGTCTGATGAACAATTAGGAATTTCATGTTTGTGTTCTTTAGATATTTTCCCCATCTCTTTTCTGGGGGAAATTGAGAGCGATGGATTAATGGCTTGTTTTTGTGTTAAACCCTAAAGTTTGCGGTCTTGTTTGGCTAGGTTTGCAAACCTTGTACATAATAACGTTTAAGAAAAGGTTTGGTGTGTCATTTTTCCTTTCGACCGAATATCTTCTTAGCTCTCTGAAAAAATGGTGATTGGTACGGTATCAAAGTGGCTATTTTAATTAAAAGGTTGGTAATAGCggcttttttctttttctttagcCTCCGGCTATCCAACTTATTTTTTCGAACTCACTAATTTCAGGAAGACTATTCGCTTTACGAGCTGTccggagtcattgcaggcgaacctccgtggCCAAGAGCGACTACTCGCTTTACAATCAATTAAATTAAGTTTAGCAGGTGGTCTAATTCAGTCTAGTTCAGCAGCTCTCGGCTCTGTTATATTTTTGTGGGGTTGACTTCGGGACCCTACGAGTCGTACAACGACTGAATTATTGGAATTAGAAAATTTGGTTCGTTCAATCTCCTTTGATTTTAATGCTCAAGAATCATGAAAATGGGCGCTCGCAGACAATGGGCTCTTATCAATTAGAAGGTTATCATATCTTATAGACTCTAAGTTACTCGATACTCCTAACCAATCATCGCATAAAACGTTGAGGAACAATCTTATGCCTAAAAAACTCAAAATTTTCGTGTGGAGTGCTTTGAAGAAAAGAATTCCGGTTCGGATCGAGCTTGACAAAAGATGCATCGATTTTCATAACGTTCGATGCCCGACTTGTGATGACGATCTTGAATCGGTTGAACAGTCGTTATTTAATTGTAGCCTCACTTTTGATAGTTTGAATCGAGTTTTTAAGTGGTTGAACTTTGATAATTATGTCTCTTCAAACGGTACCGATTCTCTTCATGGAAAATCATATATGGAAGAAACGAAAAAATTTGCAAGCCGTCGAGTGAGTGTGTGCATATTACTATGG includes these proteins:
- the LOC139852051 gene encoding uncharacterized protein; the encoded protein is MGKISKEHKHEIPNCSSDNIFKSLFDLHIQEPNNPSSQDSIFSDSNPFRSKPTNESQRLQQILHLDIDSPQKDDTNKPSSSNKLLIKRKRNPKNIDSDDSDIELEVKKSNVGVQESDKVSNFDVEKKKKKKRKRDEVEAEYEERKYGGVDLELKEVEGGKVKVGEKRKVLDKSEEDLLVPKEGFDDEEKLLRTVFVGNLPLKVKKKALLKEFSRFGDIDSIRLRSIPLLDDKTPRKGAILKKQINDAVDRVNAYIVFKTEDSAQASLSHNMAVVGGNHIHVDRACPPRKKLKGENASLYDSKRTVFIGNLPFDVKDEELYLLFSGFNNLKDCIEAIRVVRDPGTSMGKGIAYVLFKTREAANTVVRKHLKIRDRELRLSHAMKANLTPLKRKDSSSAASNSSSKKAAVGGGGGDTSYQGIQATKAGGHKKFATRINKNNTSESRSDRVVKKKVRSDKRPSVAARKAAANADRTGGSGGGGIKRKSESRTPQSNGRNKKPRKFR